From one Microlunatus sp. Gsoil 973 genomic stretch:
- a CDS encoding helicase-associated domain-containing protein: MTAPRTLTEALRGLDHDQLTELFRLRPDLGYPLPRHIGELVAQATTSVSVGRAIDRLNAWQTAVAEGLAVLPDGASVADLVALTGRPTAVLSQAVDDLRRRALVWGGDDDLHLLRAARDHFGSYPAGLAPVSPQPLTSGQIDEALAAAGEQVRPVLDRLLWGPPTGTVRNADRALRLIDARTPVEILLARRLLRPVDRDTVILPREVALRLRAAGSDWLISRDPVPTSAPEISGIQRSHSVIRSAAAGAANEVVHDAELIISELDANPRRLLRDGGISARDVQAISRALDGRVDYTSFLLEATAAAGLIGSPDKITALPTTDYDRWVTLSGPERWLRPATAWRDAERYFSSTVDSHPLNAEALAPRAPENRHLIMAAAATAEVGTVINTEDLADVVAWHRPAAGRHARQLEVVIDWTWREATWLGLTALGSITELLPVVLGDRDVPDDLARLFPVPLDRVIIQSDLTAVAQGPLEAAVAGTLRLLADQESRGGGAVYRFSQSSIRRGFDSGWAAAEIGDWLQQHSTTGIPQPLRYLIDDVARQHGTVRVGSAASYLRVEDPAQQAAVLAHPEAARLQLRSIAPGVLVSAADPDEVVEALRRLGLKPAAEDDQGRLLTTRPPRRATIHRPTNPPGRRPATAEEIAGAVLAADRRRPRSDDGLELLREAVDRDLVVQITVVDGEGRSSTRLLRPRQVGDGTVRGIDPVSAQPVSVPIPRVSSVQRPDQQK, from the coding sequence CCGGCTCAACGCGTGGCAAACCGCCGTCGCCGAAGGCCTCGCGGTGCTGCCCGACGGCGCCTCGGTTGCCGACCTGGTGGCGCTCACCGGCCGCCCGACAGCCGTCCTGAGTCAGGCGGTCGATGATCTTCGCCGACGTGCCCTGGTGTGGGGTGGTGATGATGATCTTCATCTGCTGCGCGCCGCCCGTGATCATTTCGGCTCCTATCCAGCCGGTCTCGCCCCTGTTTCGCCACAGCCGTTGACCTCCGGCCAGATCGACGAGGCGCTGGCCGCGGCCGGCGAGCAGGTCCGCCCGGTGCTCGATCGCCTGTTGTGGGGACCGCCGACCGGGACAGTGCGCAATGCCGATCGGGCTCTCCGGCTGATCGACGCGCGTACCCCGGTGGAGATCCTGCTGGCCCGCAGGCTGCTCCGGCCGGTCGACCGTGACACGGTGATCCTGCCGCGGGAGGTCGCACTCCGGCTGCGGGCTGCCGGATCCGACTGGCTGATCAGTCGCGACCCGGTGCCGACGTCGGCGCCGGAGATCTCCGGCATCCAACGCAGCCACTCGGTGATCAGGTCGGCCGCTGCGGGCGCCGCCAACGAGGTGGTCCACGATGCGGAGTTGATCATCTCCGAGCTGGACGCGAATCCGCGCCGGCTGCTCCGGGACGGCGGCATCTCCGCCCGCGACGTCCAGGCGATCAGCCGCGCCCTCGACGGCCGCGTCGATTACACCAGTTTCCTCCTCGAGGCCACGGCAGCAGCCGGACTGATCGGAAGTCCCGACAAGATCACTGCGCTGCCGACGACCGACTACGACCGCTGGGTGACCCTGTCCGGTCCGGAACGCTGGCTCCGGCCGGCCACCGCCTGGCGGGATGCCGAACGGTACTTCTCCTCAACGGTCGACTCCCACCCGCTGAACGCCGAAGCACTGGCCCCGCGCGCACCGGAGAACCGACACCTGATCATGGCGGCTGCTGCGACGGCCGAGGTCGGGACCGTGATCAACACCGAGGATCTTGCCGACGTCGTGGCCTGGCACCGCCCGGCCGCCGGCCGGCACGCACGGCAACTTGAGGTGGTGATCGACTGGACCTGGCGGGAGGCGACCTGGCTGGGACTGACAGCACTCGGCTCGATCACCGAACTGCTTCCGGTCGTCCTCGGTGACCGGGACGTGCCGGATGATCTTGCCCGGCTGTTCCCGGTGCCGTTGGACCGGGTGATCATCCAGTCCGACCTCACTGCCGTGGCCCAGGGCCCGTTGGAAGCCGCCGTTGCCGGCACCCTGCGGCTGCTCGCGGATCAGGAGTCCCGTGGCGGCGGCGCCGTCTACCGGTTCAGCCAGTCCTCGATCAGGCGGGGATTCGACTCCGGGTGGGCAGCGGCCGAGATCGGCGACTGGTTGCAGCAGCACTCGACAACCGGGATACCGCAGCCGTTGCGGTACCTGATCGACGACGTGGCCCGCCAGCACGGCACCGTACGCGTCGGCTCGGCGGCCAGCTATCTACGGGTCGAGGACCCGGCCCAGCAGGCGGCGGTCCTGGCCCATCCCGAGGCCGCCCGGTTGCAGCTGCGATCGATCGCGCCCGGCGTCCTGGTGTCGGCCGCCGACCCGGACGAGGTCGTCGAGGCCTTGCGCCGGCTCGGACTGAAACCGGCCGCCGAGGACGACCAGGGGCGGCTGCTGACCACCCGACCGCCACGACGGGCGACCATCCACCGGCCGACCAACCCGCCGGGCCGACGACCGGCGACGGCGGAGGAGATCGCTGGAGCCGTGCTGGCGGCCGATCGCCGGAGGCCGCGCTCCGACGACGGGCTGGAGCTGCTGCGGGAGGCGGTCGACCGGGACCTGGTCGTGCAGATCACAGTCGTTGACGGTGAAGGCCGGTCCTCAACCCGTCTACTCCGGCCGCGGCAGGTCGGTGACGGGACGGTCCGTGGCATCGACCCGGTGTCCGCCCAGCCGGTTTCGGTGCCGATTCCGCGGGTTTCCTCGGTACAGCGACCTGACCAGCAGAAATAG
- a CDS encoding DNA repair helicase XPB — protein MDQGPLVVQSDRTLLLEVDHPDAAACRIAIAPFAELERAPEHIHTYRLTPLGLWNARAAGHDAEQVVDVLLSYSRYPVPSSLLVDVADTMDRYGRLRIEKHPLHGLVLVSTDRAVLTEVTKSARVKGLLGGRIDDDSVIVHPSERGHLKQVLLKLGWPAEDLAGYVDGEAHAIDLAEQSWHLRPYQKEAAESFWHGGSGVVVLPCGAGKTIVGAAAMAAAKATTLILVTNTVSARQWRDELVRRTSLTPEEIGEYSGARKEIRPVTIATYQVITTKRGGIHPHLELFDARDWGLIIYDEVHLLPAPVFRMTADLQARRRLGLTATLVREDGREGDVFSLIGPKRYDAPWKDLEQQGYIAPADCVEVRVTLTDEERMTYAIAEDDVKYRLASTAESKTEVIVDLVTKHRGQPTLVIGQYVDQLDELAERLDAPLIKGETTVRQREKLYEQFRSGEIDLLVVSKVANFSIDLPSAQVAIQVSGAFGSRQEEAQRLGRLLRPKGAGTTARFYAVVARDTVDADFAQHRQRFLAEQGYAYRILDAADAV, from the coding sequence ATGGATCAAGGCCCGCTCGTCGTCCAGTCCGATCGCACCCTGTTGCTCGAAGTCGATCACCCGGACGCCGCGGCCTGCCGGATCGCCATCGCTCCGTTCGCCGAGCTCGAACGGGCCCCTGAGCACATCCACACCTACCGGTTGACCCCCCTCGGGCTGTGGAACGCCCGGGCCGCAGGGCACGACGCCGAGCAGGTCGTCGACGTGCTGCTCAGCTACAGCCGCTACCCCGTGCCGAGTTCGCTGCTGGTCGACGTCGCCGACACGATGGACCGGTACGGCCGGCTGCGGATCGAGAAGCACCCGCTCCACGGACTCGTCCTGGTCAGCACCGATCGTGCGGTGCTGACCGAGGTGACCAAGAGCGCCCGGGTGAAGGGACTGCTCGGGGGTCGGATCGATGACGACAGCGTGATCGTGCACCCGTCGGAACGCGGCCATCTCAAGCAGGTGCTGCTGAAGCTCGGCTGGCCCGCCGAGGACCTGGCCGGCTACGTCGACGGCGAGGCACACGCCATCGATCTCGCCGAACAGAGCTGGCACCTGAGGCCGTACCAGAAGGAGGCCGCCGAGTCCTTCTGGCACGGCGGCTCCGGCGTTGTGGTGCTGCCCTGTGGCGCCGGCAAGACGATCGTCGGTGCGGCCGCCATGGCCGCGGCCAAGGCGACGACGCTGATCCTGGTGACCAACACCGTCTCGGCGCGCCAGTGGCGGGACGAACTGGTCCGGCGGACCTCGCTCACCCCCGAGGAGATCGGCGAGTACTCCGGCGCCAGGAAGGAGATCCGACCGGTCACCATCGCCACCTATCAGGTGATCACCACCAAACGCGGCGGCATCCATCCGCATCTGGAGCTGTTCGACGCGCGCGACTGGGGCCTGATCATCTACGACGAGGTGCATCTCCTCCCCGCACCGGTCTTCCGGATGACCGCCGACCTCCAGGCGCGCAGGCGGCTCGGCCTGACAGCGACGCTGGTGCGCGAGGACGGACGGGAGGGCGACGTGTTCTCGCTGATCGGCCCCAAGCGGTACGACGCCCCGTGGAAGGACCTCGAACAGCAGGGGTACATCGCTCCTGCAGACTGCGTGGAGGTCCGGGTCACGCTGACCGACGAGGAGCGGATGACGTACGCGATCGCCGAGGATGACGTGAAATACCGCCTGGCCTCGACCGCGGAGAGCAAGACCGAGGTCATCGTCGATCTTGTCACCAAGCACCGCGGACAGCCGACCCTGGTGATCGGACAGTACGTCGACCAGCTCGACGAGCTGGCCGAGCGGCTGGACGCGCCGCTGATCAAGGGCGAGACGACGGTCCGGCAGCGGGAGAAGCTGTACGAGCAGTTCCGGTCCGGCGAGATCGACCTGCTCGTGGTGAGCAAGGTCGCCAACTTCTCCATCGACCTGCCCAGTGCCCAGGTCGCCATCCAGGTCTCCGGCGCCTTCGGTTCCCGTCAGGAGGAGGCGCAGCGGCTCGGCCGACTGCTGCGGCCCAAGGGCGCGGGCACCACCGCCCGCTTCTACGCCGTTGTGGCCCGGGACACCGTCGACGCCGACTTCGCCCAGCACCGCCAGCGTTTTCTGGCCGAACAGGGTTACGCGTACCGGATCCTCGATGCAGCCGACGCCGTGTAA
- a CDS encoding fibronectin type III domain-containing protein, which yields MRETRFRRLLVIVLCASGFVALWVVADRSLSTPDAANSAPSEASSRSGRQPASGEAPGAPGTDAGTTHPGGPVGHGRSTEPIGRTTTTDHLRSPATRGSTASAVLPAVDGLRVIDNNHDSITVRWNAVANGGDPGSPRVAYYQATLNGIPSGETAGRQLTINWFNDEMTTHFIRVRAVDTAGHRGRPGDPLIVERPDEPTTPASPTATSRPSPESSRSPSPASTPGPISTTPTTNPAPPPGLVRPGPTPNPTADQPVTSAPTTPSSGPAAGSTTDATSDTGGG from the coding sequence ATGCGCGAGACGAGGTTCCGGCGCCTGCTGGTCATCGTCCTGTGCGCCTCGGGGTTTGTGGCGCTCTGGGTCGTGGCCGACAGATCGCTGTCGACACCGGATGCTGCGAACTCGGCTCCGTCCGAGGCTTCCAGTCGGTCCGGCAGGCAACCTGCGTCCGGCGAGGCTCCGGGAGCACCGGGCACCGATGCCGGGACGACGCATCCGGGCGGGCCCGTGGGACACGGTCGAAGCACCGAACCGATCGGGCGGACGACCACCACCGATCACCTCCGGTCGCCGGCCACGCGCGGGTCCACCGCCTCCGCAGTGCTACCCGCCGTCGACGGACTCCGGGTGATCGACAACAACCACGACTCGATCACCGTCAGATGGAACGCCGTCGCCAACGGTGGCGACCCGGGGAGTCCGCGGGTGGCCTACTACCAGGCGACGCTGAACGGGATCCCGTCCGGGGAGACCGCCGGCCGTCAGTTGACCATCAACTGGTTCAACGACGAGATGACGACTCATTTCATCCGGGTGCGCGCCGTGGACACCGCCGGCCACCGCGGGCGTCCGGGCGACCCGCTGATCGTCGAACGGCCCGACGAGCCGACGACGCCCGCCTCACCGACCGCGACGAGCCGGCCCAGCCCGGAATCGTCCCGGTCGCCGAGCCCGGCCTCGACACCGGGCCCGATATCGACGACCCCGACAACCAACCCGGCACCGCCGCCGGGACTGGTCCGGCCCGGTCCGACCCCGAACCCGACGGCCGACCAGCCGGTTACGTCTGCTCCGACCACCCCGAGTTCCGGTCCCGCCGCTGGTTCGACGACCGACGCGACGTCGGACACCGGCGGCGGTTGA